The Streptomyces halobius genomic interval CGCGAAGCCGGCGGCCGGGAGCTTGCGCAGGGCGAGCAGCTCCAGCGTGTACGGCAGGACGGACGACATCAGCGCGACGGCGGCGCCCAGGCCCAACGTCACCGGGTTCAGCAGGGCAGCGCCCGCGCTGTGGACGCCCAGCGGCAGACTCAGCACCGCCGCGACGGTCATCGCCAGCGCGAGCCCGTCCGCCTGCGGGAAGCGCTGCCCCGTACGGGCCGAGAGCAGGATGTACGCGGCCCACAGCCCGCCGGCCGCCAGCGCGCACCCGGCACCGAGCGGGTTCAGCCCGTCGAAGCCCTCCCGCCCGAGCAGCGCCACGCCACCGAGCGCCAGCACCGCCCACAACATGCTCAGCGCGCGACGCGAGGTGGCCACGGACAAGATCAGCGGCCCGAGGAACTCCAGGGTGACCGCCGCGCCCAGCGGAATCCGGTCGATCGCCTGATAGAAGAGCGAGTTCATCCCCGCCAGCGCCACACCGAACGCGAGAACCGTGCCCCAGTCACCACGCGTATATCCGCGCACCTTGGGGCGGCAGACGACCAGCAGCACCAGCGAGGCGACGACCAGCCGGAGCGTGACGACGCCCAGCGCACCGGCCCGCGGAAAGAGCAGCACCGCCACGGACGAGCCGAACTGCAGCGAGACGATGCCGCCGATCACCAGCGCCACCGACCCGAGCCGCCCCTGCGCACCCGCCGCCCCGGTGGTCCGGGCCCGGTCCTGGGCCGTCAGCACCTCGGCCGAGGGCGGCACCGACGGGGATATCGCCCCGTCGATGCCACAGGCATCGGGGCCGGAACCGTACGACGCACCGGGGACGGAAGAGAAGGAGGAACGATGACGGGAATTGGCCGATTTGGCCGATACGGGCCCATCAGGAGCGGCAGGCGAAGGGGTCACGCACCCCACGCTAAGGCCCGCCCATCCGCCCCGTGAAATGCCTTTTCCTCTGGTCCGACAGGATCACGATCACGATGGGGGCGGCATCTGGGCAATGTCACCGGAACTGGGATTTTTTCACCATGCGACCGGCAGCTCCAGCGGGTAGCGCCAGATCGCGGTCTTGTTCCAGGAAACCTCCTCGGCCGGTTTCGCCAGTCTCAGCTCCGGAAAACGCTCCAGCAGGGTGCTCAGTGCGACTTCGAGCTCGACGAGGGCGAGCGGAGAGCCCAGGCAGTGGTGGCCGCCCCAGCCGAAGGTCATGTGACTCATGGGAACTTCGCGTTCCAGGTTCAGTTCATCCGGACGGTCGAATTTCTCCGGGTCCCGGTTTGCCGTCAGATAGGAGACATGAACAATGTCCCCGGCCCGGATTTTCACCCCGCTCAATTCCACATCCTCAAGGGCGACCCGCGGAATACCGACGCCCTTGCGGAAGGGAATGAAGCGCAGCATTTCCTCCATCGCCTGCGGCAGCTTCTCAGGGTGGGAGCGCAGCATCGCGAGCTCCGCGGGCCGGGTGAGGAGGGTGTAGGAGAGGTTGCCGATCTCGTACATCGTGGTGTCCTGGCCGGTGATGAGCAGGACCATCGCCATGACGGTCAGTTCGTCGTCGTCGAGGACCTCATCGCCGTCACGGGCCATGGCCAGGGCGCTGATCATGTCGTCGCCCGGGTTACGGCGCCGTTCGGCCGTCAGCTCCGCGAAGTACGCGCGCATATCGGCCTTGGCGCGTTTGGCGTTGTCGCGGTTCTCAGCGGTGACGTTCATCATCGTCCGGGCG includes:
- a CDS encoding cytochrome P450 translates to MESGSNVWNCPFDYAEALEFDPTLKRLLTEEPVARIKLPYGEGEAWLVTRYEDVRTVTTDRRFSRHAIVGKDFPRMTPEPIVQDEAINVMDPPANSRLRSLVSKAFAPRQVERMRARTQHVVDELLDRMAEHGPPADLMESLANPLPLTTICEVLDIPDGHSAQLRAHARTMMNVTAENRDNAKRAKADMRAYFAELTAERRRNPGDDMISALAMARDGDEVLDDDELTVMAMVLLITGQDTTMYEIGNLSYTLLTRPAELAMLRSHPEKLPQAMEEMLRFIPFRKGVGIPRVALEDVELSGVKIRAGDIVHVSYLTANRDPEKFDRPDELNLEREVPMSHMTFGWGGHHCLGSPLALVELEVALSTLLERFPELRLAKPAEEVSWNKTAIWRYPLELPVAW
- a CDS encoding EamA family transporter gives rise to the protein MLTAQDRARTTGAAGAQGRLGSVALVIGGIVSLQFGSSVAVLLFPRAGALGVVTLRLVVASLVLLVVCRPKVRGYTRGDWGTVLAFGVALAGMNSLFYQAIDRIPLGAAVTLEFLGPLILSVATSRRALSMLWAVLALGGVALLGREGFDGLNPLGAGCALAAGGLWAAYILLSARTGQRFPQADGLALAMTVAAVLSLPLGVHSAGAALLNPVTLGLGAAVALMSSVLPYTLELLALRKLPAAGFAVMMSLEPAAAATAGFLVLHQSLGWAEVLAIGLVVVASVGAVRSAGTHG